Proteins found in one Poecilia reticulata strain Guanapo linkage group LG15, Guppy_female_1.0+MT, whole genome shotgun sequence genomic segment:
- the slf2 gene encoding SMC5-SMC6 complex localization factor protein 2 isoform X3 produces the protein MDPALQQHSLSHFASFPQETPIKPSQVPNLLSHPAPRRVLPLQSPEECNMNKLSPNWHPAEMKYPAALISSSSTNIVSPVNSLLKDRLGPLKPFPLSHGHVLSSPVNGATSARENLGPQHMIRLDSGYFTSPLVVSASQTKTHISAERTFIPTIFNSPSPQFGKNISSPLPSCLSRRDQGTESKIPFSNSGKNKDVSQREDPRKSHQHEQTCSRESIIPVMDLNSTSQKRRREGEPCFKNTKKPCHKGINHGTAETNGLTPGTSPRSSLDHQPLPKSSSVFESSHETTNRLLTSEPACSALSSAPKPSRLDLLCPKKMQSTGAKKGFITTENNIVKLRLTSTLSEGSPKNQNEENQKKNKSSSSKVHHKECSKPPHVGLVCSNSNSGCSVPVNTESKKLEGISPKPASKPSLSSLSCSTPERSKASRVRKPTVVLDDIDQLFTPDPNVYVVRPACKAPKCRMEEQTIKSPTSKKGSSCSPTVTPISPPATQPLHAAASPASNMTVFLPTVTLERLKLEESQRCPKDGGIRHGPVKESQLCPKDGGIRHGPVKESQLCPKDGGIRHGPVNSSRSQSKDESFKPQHNFSLKPKTSEGLRCSETDTAASVQETFPPCIKPPPVEEEDSDGSKGGKEEDSIDVELDLGLSISYDIDPSQSSDSSEEEPLISFQEMMECVAKPPDTPQKEAISEPSMPGCRSSQSKTRLPSSATKPGVYKNNLDQMLKEINSTKKAKEIEAQLLSACNEDLLRLAEYEAAEENQEEIANEHQEFLQHFSLMSAAIREIPPGEIVFNLERFGQIFHQDSLQLRQCNVSPQGASQKTLIWSSPAQLRLHLIVGLFEEAYCNSPCPAQVTRFLFKMMSVHSERIISNKILQALCDIACSAAYQIVNNDNQKFEVWVPSLADVTLVFMNMGAAFVTLFPFESLQPSFTEGDLLEDVYIKSESPSNNNEEISFPEHNCTNILKYLSYCMGLCPRAYSSDELLLLLTVVGRISLDTRRILQSNVAVSCLLYTIINNIRDWSSVLPRVCKALTDLTDDHHNMCLLVQLLPDSKCGIELRRHLSMCFISKLLDGHCTYVPVETELSLAELRPYLPQMQPSALLRSIQQKDKEEEMATQDQQAYYLCYSLLTLTNEASNLQVFKSQQKAQLLVLSSELETHVKCDIRESEKCLYRSKVKDLVARIYTKWQMLLQKTRPLNGKLYDYWQPAETFGNTEEDNEEAIFIEDNEETIIINENDTLIADDKEEETEKTEVKEDMEVVEHPGDEKDDRKARETTATEEQVTGDVNQAMPVRQPPAVDEKIDPSPKECTDTETQTAGREKTPLPDAVM, from the exons ATGGATCCTGCTCTCCAGCAACACTCGCTTTCACATTTCGCGTCTTTTCCCCAAGAGACTCCAATCAAACCATCTCAAGTCCCAAACTTGCTTTCTCATCCGGCACCTAGGAGAGTTTTGCCTCTCCAGAGTCCGGAGGAATGCAACATGAACAAGTTGAGCCCAAACTGGCATCCAGCAGAAATGAAATACCCGGCAGCTCTCATTTCAAGTAGTTCCACGAACATCGTTTCCCCTGTGAACTCTTTGTTAAAAGACAGACTTGGTCCTCTGAAACCATTTCCTCTATCTCATGGCCATGTTCTGAGCAGCCCGGTTAATGGTGCCACTTCAGCAAGGGAAAATCTGGGTCCTCAGCACATGATACGGTTGGACTCAGGATATTTCACCTCACCTCTAGTTGTTTCAGCCAGCCAAACTAAGACTCACATCTCAGCTGAGAGAACCTTTATTCCCACTATATTTAATTCTCCATCCCCTCAGTTTGGGAAGAATATAAGCAGCCCCCTCCCTTCCTGCCTCTCCAGACGGGATCAAGGAACTGAATCCAAGATCCCGTTTTCTaactctggaaaaaacaagGATGTGTCACAAAGGGAAGACCCACGTAAG AGCCACCAACATGAGCAGACGTGTTCAAGAGAGAGCATTATTCCAG TGATGGATCTGAATAGCACGTCCCAAAAGAGACGCAGGGAGGGGGAGCCTTGCTTTAAGAACACCAAGAAACCTTGTCACAAAGGAATAAACCATGGAACAGCAGAGACAAACGGACTTACTCCTGGCACCTCACCAAGATCTTCACTGGACCATCAGCCATTACCAAAAAGCTCCTCTGTCTTTGAGTCGTCGcatgaaacaacaaacagactTCTGACGTCTGAGCCGGCATGCTCAGCGTTGTCATCCGCACCAAAACCCTCGCGGTTAGACTTACTTTGTCCAAAGAAAATGCAATCTACAGGGGCAAAGAAAGGCTTTATTACCACTGAGAATAATATAGTGAAGTTAAGATTAACTTCAACTCTGAGTGAAGGGAGTCCAAAGAATCAAAATgaggaaaaccaaaaaaagaacaaatcaagTTCTTCTAAAGTTCATCATAAGGAGTGCAGCAAACCTCCAcatgttggtttggtttgtagTAACTCCAACTCTGGCTGTAGTGTACCAGTTaacacagaaagcaaaaaattaGAGGGCATTTCTCCAAAACCAGCATCTAAGCCTAGTTTAAGTTCTTTGAGTTGTAGCACACCAGAACGCAGTAAAGCTAGTCGTGTACGAAAACCAACAGTTGTCCTTGATGACATAGATCAGCTCTTCACCCCCGACCCCAACGTTTATGTTGTCAGGCCTGCATGTAAGGCTCCAAAGTGTAGGATGGAAGAGCAAACGATAAAGTCACCCACTTCAAAGAAAGGTTCCAGCTGCAGTCCAACAGTTACGCCCATATCTCCTCCTGCCACACAACCTCTACATGCAGCCGCCTCACCAGCCTCTAACATGACTGTCTTTTTGCCAACTGTGACTTTGGAGCGACTAAAACTGGAAGAATCTCAACGTTGTCCTAAAGATGGAGGCATCAGACATGGTCCTGTCAAAGAATCTCAACTTTGTCCTAAAGATGGAG GCATCAGACACGGTCCTGTCAAAGAATCTCAACTTTGTCCTAAAGATGGAGGCATCAGACACGGTCCTGTCAATTCTTCAAGAAGTCAATCTAAGGATGAGAGTTTTAAACCTCAGCACAACTTCTCGTTGAAACCTAAAACCAGTGAGGGTTTGCGTTGCTCGGAGACGGACACAGCAGCCTCTGTGCAAGAGACTTTCCCTCCATGCATAAAGCCCCCACCAGTAGAGGAGGAGGACAGTGATGGGAGTAAAGGGGGGAAAGAAGAAGACTCTATTGACGTTGAACTAGATCTTGGCCTGAGCATTTCATATGATATAGATCCAAGCCAGAGCTCCGACAGCAGCGAGGAGGAGCCGCTAATCTCCTTCCAGGAGATGATGGAGTGCGTTGCGAAGCCTCCAGACACGCCGCAGAAAGAAGCCATCTCGGAGCCGAGCATGCCAGGATGTCGTAGCTCTCAGTCAAAAACG CGCCTGCCGTCATCCGCCACAAAGCCAGGAGTCTACAAGAACAACCTGGACCAGATGCTGAAGGAGATAAACAGCACCAAGAA AGCAAAGGAGATTGAAGCACAACTTCTGTCTGCCTGCAACGAAGACCTCCTGAGGTTAGCGGAGTATGAGGCGGCAGAGGAGAACCAAGAGGAGATTGCCAATGAACACCA GGAGTTTCTGCAGCACTTCTCATTGATGTCTGCTGCAATCAGAGAAATCCCACCAGGGGAGATAGTTTTTAACCTGGAAAGGTTCGGCCAGATCTTTCACCAGGATTCACTGCAGCTCAGGCAGTGCAACGTCAGTCCTCAAGGGGCCTCTCAGAAGACACTTATTTG GTCCAGTCCTGCTCAGTTGAGACTGCACTTGATTGTTGGTCTGTTTGAGGAAGCTTACTGTAACTCACCTTGTCCAGCTCAGGTTACCCGCTTTCTTTTCAAG ATGATGTCGGTCCATAGTGAAAGGATCATATCCAATAAGATCCTACAAGCCCTTTGTGACATCGCCTGTTCTGCTGCTTATCAGATAG TGAACAATGACAACCAGAAGTTTGAAGTTTGGGTTCCCAGTTTGGCCGATGTGACACTGGTCTTTATGAACATGGGTGCTGCATTTGTGACACTCTTCCCCTTTGAGAGTCTGCAGCCATCATTCACAGAGGGAGATTTGCT agaGGACGTCTATATCAAAAGTGAGTCTCCTTCTAACAACAATGAAGAGATCAGTTTCCCTGAACACAACTGCACAAACATCTTAAAG TACCTGTCTTACTGCATGGGCCTTTGCCCTCGCGCCTACAGCAGCGACGAGCTGCTGTTGCTTCTAACTGTGGTGGGAAGAATCAGCCTCGACACACGGCGAATCCTCCAGTCCAACGTAGCAGTGAGCTGTCTGCTGTATACGATAATCAACAACATCAGGGACTGGTCTTCTGTg CTGCCGAGAGTCTGTAAAGCCCTGACTGATTTAACAGATGATCATCACAACATGTGCCTGCTGGTTCAACTCCTGCCTGACAGTAAATGTggaat AGAACTCCGCCGCCATCTAAGCATGTGCTTCATCTCTAAGTTGTTGGATGGACATTGCACCTATGTCCCTGTGGAGACAGAACTTTCG CTTGCCGAGTTGAGGCCGTATCTTCCTCAAATGCAACCCTCCGCCCTTCTCCGAAGTATCcagcagaaagacaaagaggagGAGATGGCAACTCAAGACCAACAG GCCTACTACCTGTGTTATAGCCTTCTGACTCTGACAAATGAGGCGTCCAATTTACAGGTCTTCAAATCTCAGCAGaag gCGCAGCTGCTTGTTTTGTCATCAGAACTTGAAACACATGTTAAATGTGACATCAGAGAGAGCGAAAAATGTCTTTACCGCAGCAAG GTGAAGGATCTGGTAGCCAGGATCTACACAAAGTGGCAGATGCTCCTCCAGAAAACTAGACCTCTCAAT GGCAAGCTGTACGATTATTGGCAGCCTGCGGAAACCTTCGGGAACACTGAAGAAGACAACGAAGAAGCAATTTTCATTGAAGACAATGAAGAAACCATAATAATTAATGAGAATGACACTTTAATTGCCGAcgataaagaagaagaaaccgaAAAAACTGAGGTTAAAGAAGACATGGAAGTAGTTGAACATCCGGGAGACGAGAAAGACGATAGAAAGGCGAGAGAAACGACAGCGACAGAGGAGCAAGTGACTGGTGACGTAAACCAAGCAATGCCTGTGAGGCAGCCTCCAGCAGTGGATGAGAAAATTGATCCCAGTCCTAAAGAATGTACAGACACAGAGACTCAGACTGCTGGAAGGGAAAAAACGCCACTCCCTGATGCTGTCATGTGA